CtgcaatttaaaaaatttaatttaattagcttGTTGCAAAAAACACAATACGATAGGTAAATAATTTGGATTTGAGCCTTATTTTCTCAATAATAGGAGAAGcaatattaaaatacaaaagtAAGATGCCCTAACAATTTGTTGAGAATAACAAATTTCGATAGTTAATTTCTAAATGGTCAAttttcaataattattaaaacatattaatattataCGGTAAATAATACGATAAATATagtacaataataatataattataataaaaaatctcataaattcccatatttttacctacataaaaattatgttagtttataatgataatataattaaattaaatcaaaattatctAAACATAAAAAGATAAGAATCCAAAAATAAAACTGAAAGATACTGTTTAGTTTCTTTTAAATAAcctacaaaaatatataaaaataaaattaatcaacATCTCAATAAATCAAAAATTGTCAAAtaaatcaaaaacaaaaaaattattatattcataacaaatcacaataaacattaaactaaacaaataattaacctaatcataaaaattactaacaaaataattttaaaataaattaaaaataaaaaaattacattcataacctaacaaatcacaataaatattaaactaaacAAACAATTTATAATAGTTACTaataaaatctttaaaataaattaaaaaacataaaaatcacaatAAACAAACTACACaatactaacaaaataatttataacaATTCCTCATCGTAATCCctcttattaaaaaaaaaaacaaaaatatattatccttctcttctcctttctcttttttcttctcatttatttatttctttcttcTCCCTCTCTTCTTCTCCACTAGTGATGTTTTTTTTACCgtttctattcttctctacaaGGGGACTATGGTTATAAAGTCCCCCAAATCCCTCTCcctctttcttctctttcttctcgtGGCCTAAGGAGGATAGGACTCAACGCTGACAGGCTACAAAAAACGGAGGGGACTGATGCCTAGCAGCAGTGTCGCCTGTCAGTATGGCGTCACTAGTGCCGCTACCAGTCTAGCACCACCCCTTGCACCTTGAAACCGTATAAAAACCATATAAACCCAGTATATTACTCGTATATTTTGGATGTCGTTAATTAATATGACACaactcattaaaatattaattatttttaaaataaaaatattttcttttcagaaaaaaataggATGACCCCGCCTATGCACCAACCTCCACCCCACAAATAACTCATTTTCGTATATAATTGGATATGCATatcattttcaattttaattatttattttatattattgatgtAAAAAAGCTtattttgttaattaattaatttttgaagGTTATTTTCCTAAAAAAGCCAAAGTGCGGAAACCATAAAAGTAAAAAGGAATGTTCCCGCCACGCCAGTGGCCACCAGTCTATCGGTGAATTTGGAATGTGTGGTTTAAAACCTGTAATGTAACTAAACTACAAAAATCAAACtaaaattaattgaataaatatgtatcagctttcttcttcttcttcttcttcttcttcttcagttTGTTTTCTTACATTCCTCAGGAAGTAATTAGCCTGTATTTTGCAATTCACATGACTTCCTTAGTTCCTCTCTCTTTCAACCCTCCTTTTCTCCACTCTCAATCTCATTCCTTTTCTTCCAAACCCTCCTCCCTCTCTCCTTCCCCTTCCAATCTCTTCGTCTGCTTCTTCTCctcttctcctcctcctcctcctcctccttcttcttcttcttcttcacatAATTCCTCAAATTTCGACCGCGAAGAAACCAGGTGGCTTCGTGAGGAACAGCGATGGCTCCGTGAAGAGCAACGCTGGCTAAGAGAAGAGCAGCGCTGGCTTAAAGAGAAAGAATCGCTACTTTGGGAAATCTCCCAACTCAAGCTTCAAATCCAAGCCTTAGAAAACCGGAATTCCTTTCATGGAGCTTCGGTTACGGAGACAATATCCCGTATCGGAGCTTTACTGCAGGTGTTGAAAGACAAGAATCGGATTGCGGAAAGCGGAGAAAGCGCGAGAGATATGGTTTTCGAAGAAGTAAAAGAGAAAGAGGTGGTTGTAGAGGAAGGAGTTAGGGTTCTGGAAAAGAAGGCAAAAGAGGTTGAAAAGAAGATAGAGAGAAAAACGTTGAGAGTAGGCAGCGAAGGAGAGCAAGTTCGAGAAATGCAGGTCAGCTAAATCATAGCCaatgttttttcttttatttgagtatatgattttctttatttttaaaatgaaaaaattattcaataaaaaatgTGGGGAATTCTGGATACAAATCAAGACCCATTTTTACATCCAATAAGACTGAGTAGAAGTGAGGCAACCTCGTCCCGCTTCTTTGGCATTCTTAATTGAAATTTGAGTGGATGATGGATCTTGATTTGTTCCCTAATGGCTTTTTATCATGACAGGAAGCGTTAGGAAAACTGGGTTTCTACTCTGGTGAGGAGGACATTGAATTTTCCAGCTTCTCCAGCGGGACTGAACGTGCTGTGAAAACTTGGCAAGTAAGctataatttcactattgtgTTTTGTCAATGGACATGAGTTTTCCACTATTATCAGAGATACCAATTCTGGGGACAAAATGATCTGTTATGAATCGCTCATCAGATTCTTCTATGATGTTCATTAGCAAATGATTTATGATCCCTCCTGACAGGCAACAATAGGTGCCCGTGAAGATGGAATAATGACGGCAGAACTTCTTCAAAGGTTGTTCGAAGAACAGGAAGTCAAGAGTTCTAGCTCAAGCAATATTGCAACTATTCGGGAGAAGGTATGTTGATATCATGCAAAAGGCTTAAGTTCCACGGTCTTCCATGAACAATTTAGTTTTTGTTAGTTTATACATGATCAAGATTTTGAATCTAAAGTTTGTTCAGTTTATTTGTGCTCATGACCAAACTCGTTTATATTGGTTTTAAAGTTCGTTAAACTTGTTTAttgttataataaaattattatggaTTGTGtgcttatattttatttataatataattcttaatatttatattgactattttataactaaaaattagtatatatatatttacatattatatatatttatatgtttatttattgTTTGTTTATTAGTTATTCAAGAATATTGTCCATAAACATGTTCAATTATATGTTCATGAAGATTGTTTGTGAACATGTTTGTTTAACTTAAACAAACGAACATGAAcacatataattttaaataaacaaacaCGAATAAGCATTTTGAAATTCTTAATGAACATGGACTGAACACAAATAAGCTTTAAATAGACAAACGGACATGAACAGAGATTTGTTCGTTCAAGTTCAGTTTGCTTACAACCCTATGCTGCTATATTTTGATTTCATCCAACTAAATGGTTGGTTTCATGCACTTCGTCTTATTTGTAGGAAGGGACCAATGGAACTGCAATAACGTCTTTGACAGAAATCTCAGAAATACAACAGAAAGTTGTGAAAGAGGAAGGTTTCACAGAAGCTGAGGTATCTCAACACCGAGTTTTTCTGCTTGGAGAAAACCGGTGGGAAGAACCTTCTAGGCTTACTGGTAAGGATAAACAAGCTACGGGGAGTAAAAACATAGATGCCAAAACAAGCTGCCATGCTTGTCGGGGAGAAGGCCGGTTGATGTGCGCAGGTAATAATTATTTCCTACAGTTGAATTGAACCTCAATCTTTGAAGGACCTGGTCTGCGGATAGAATAAGACACTGTTCTTTGATTTTTAGAATGAATATACTGCAATTGCAATATTGCTCAAACATGACCATTTTCAAAGTTATTCAAGTACTTGTTACCTTAAATTAACTATTACTTTCATTGACATTTCTCTACTGCAGAGTGTGATGGAACAGGTGAACCTAATGTTGAACCACAGGTAAAAATGGGTTTTGCTTGTTCTGTACATGATTTGTTTAAAGAGGTCTAGTATGATTCAAAGCCCCTATACCCCAAATCCAAAAAGACAAAAATACTTACATCTACTTAGCCACATTGATGATTTGACCGGTTTTTGTGATGCAGTTCTTAGAATGGGTGGACGAGGGAGCAAATTGTCCATACTGTGACGGCCTCGGGTATACAACTTGTGAAGTATGCCAAGGAGGGGCAGTGGTTTAGGTTGTAATGTTCATTAAATACAATAACATTAGAGGAAGGAACTCcaattatacaaaaaaaaaaaaaacccataatTCATGATGTTTCAGAGAATCCATTACGCATGAGATTCTTTGTTTTTGGCAAACCTCATAAGATTACTAGTCCCTGTTTCGGAGCATGGGGCACCGAATTTGGAGGCAGATGCATTGTTCTGTGCTCCTAAATAGGGGTTTAGATGTGTAATGTATTTTGTTTCTTATTCTTGAAAGAAAATTCTTTTGCGGCTACTTGCAATCTGGTGCACTTGCAAATTACCTACTGCGGCCGAACTTCAACGTGCAACATGCATCTCTTGAGCCCAATTTGTCGAGTATATGACACCTTGTTACTCATGTAATCATGAGAAAAAAGTTTATttattacaaataaaataaagaatagttaatatatatttaaacttgaaattaaaaagataagtgattaaaaattattaattgaaattaatttttattaacttatatattaaaacataatggAAAATTAACACTTTTACCAAATATAGCAATAATGTTATATTAAGTGAGCCATTGCTTGATTGTCTCAATTATAACTTAAAATCCTTATGAAAATTCTAAGTGTTCACTACTAAAAGAAAACTAGATCAGTAACGGTAATAAAAGTTAACCGTCTAATTATTGCGGTTTTCTTATTTAGGTTAAGTTTAATTCAACAGTTGATTTTCAAactatttcttttgttttctttaagttaggtatttaaattaatttttggcGGAATTTAAGTATCTATACTTTAtttttgtaactaatattttctGCCTTTTAGTATACCACACAATGgatctaaattaaaaattaaaaattaaaaatataaattaattaaaaatataatcttTTTCACGCTAAGAATAAACCTAAACAAATAATTATCTAGATACATTCCAAATGTGTtttattaataagtttatatattttattttataaaatatcatgttatttatattattattgtaaaattaaaaatatataaaatttaaaatatataaaataatattattattaaaaatttatatcaaGAATGAATCTAGATATATATCCAGATTCATTAGAGAAGTGTTCTTtagttcttttatatatatatatatataaacttataaacttataatattttattttttatttatttatattttttataagttttaaattttaaatttattttttaataatttatatatgatatattCTAATTATTTATATGTTATTCAAAATATTATaggctttttatttatttataattgtatatatttttataaattttaattttcatatttaaaataataataataacttaaaattgatgttttaaaaaacaaaaatatataaacttaCAAAAAATACATCAAGAATGAAAATGAACAATTCAATTGTccgatttatatatatttaaataattacttGTCCGTGTTCATTCTTGAtgtgaaatttttatatattttaaatatttaaaatatttaattatgtttgcCATATAACACGCTAATAGGTTGTCATGTGTCATCACTAGATTGGCTATCAAGACTATGTTAGTCAGCACAAACTAACAGTGGTATGTGAAAATACAAACTTGGTGAAAGAATCCAAATTCAAGTACTAATTAAatccaaaaaataataataataaatatcaacTAGATACTTTTACATAAATTCAAGGGACAAACAACATATTAACCCTTTCATAAATGAAATCCAAACAACTTCAAAATAAATGCGATGCTACCACCACTATTTTAACTAATCTATAAAGTATGGATTTTAAAAAACTTTTTAGCCAACGAAAAATTGTTTATTAAATAGACATAGGAATAAAGTTTTATTCTTACTATTAAATAATGAATatcaaaattaaaactaaaactatGCTCTGTATCTTATAAAGAATGATACGGCACATGTGCGGAACAGGATCGTAGCTTGTCTAAGTTGTGGATTTAACCTAGATCTCTACACGAACGTAAACTGAAACGAAAAACAACGAAAACAGATTAGTTGTCACAAGTAAGAGTCAAacgaaattaaaacaaaagaaaaatgaaCCGACTGGTAAAGagtacaataaagaacaaatatgggTTTCTTGGACGGAAAGAAACCGTCCTTGGACCTCAAAAAAATGCCCCAACTAGATCTGAAGaaacaaaacacaaaatagaTTTGTTAGAAGTGATTTTAAAGACAAAAGCAAATTGTTTTGTGCAAGAATGTTTGAAACAATAAGAAAAGATTAAAACTCCTAATTTTGATGTGTTTCGTGATGAAACAAGATAGGAAAACATCTCTCTTGAAGCAATTTTAACCTAGAACGAAAATCAATAAAATCAGTAAGCCAAAATAGCaagaactaaattaaataaataagaaacaataaattaagtctAGAAGAGAGAAGATGACGTCCTAAGAAGCCTTAGAAATATTAAAAATCCACAATTCTTTTCAATgactctaatttcccctccaagaaaGAGATTTTGGCAAGAAAAAGCTCGAAGATGATTCTCACAAcctaaaagattgttaaaacaacttctaaaagaaacttaagagcaattcttgaagaaaaactcaaagagaattattattaacttaaaaaacaaaaatcaatAGTCCATCTATAAGGGTAGACGTCCATGCTACTTATAGGCCCCCAAAATAAGTTTTCCTAACCCTAATGGAATAACTAacatgacaactcatcaaatggaaaaaaaaaatctaattatgGACTTTTAATGAGAATTCAGCTAAATGAATTAAATGGAccacttattaaaataaaattggaccTATAGtctaaatattttacaatttaggccACTTTGATAATTTGGCCTAATATTCAATTAAATCACTTTCCAAACTTCAGGATGGGCTTGTAGACATCTTAATGGGTCATTTTTTCAAGAACTTGGTCTTGTGATCCGTTTGCTCTCAAAATTAGCTTATTCAAGCTCGTACATGAAATCTAATGGATCTTGGCTACAAGATTCGTTTACTTGGACCAAGATTTGAAATCTTGATTCTTGAAATTGTCCGAAACAGCGAAATTGGACTAAAATTCAGtttcttgattttcttgaaaacaagaaagtgaatcttgattttcttCCGATCATATGCACATCTAGAGCCTTCGTAGCGAAGTCTTGGATGGTCTCATTCAATCTTGCTCAGATTTGTTTGGCCTTTGACCTCGTTACTGGGCTTTGAGGAAATTTGAGTCCATCATGTTCATgggcctgattttgggccttggGACTCGAATTAGTATCCATGTTAAATTATATTCGCTAtaacttttgcatttttgaaaacactcttattttgatttaaattattcatttaaattacatttttattaaTATTCAATAAGGCTTATTATAcaaattgtaacagcccattttaaatgaaataggaacagtagtttcgggaccacaaattcgagtcagaaagagaatttattttaataatattgcatggtctacattatgatagaaaagacgtatgaaaatttcgataagaaaattttaccaatttcatgtttaattatagaaatgaccaaattgcataaaatgcaaaagtggagttctagtagctataagtatcaaaaagctatggaattcaaaacttgaggtccatatatggtaattagaccagtaAGAAAAGGTAGccgatatttttgatgattcatccatggaaaattagaaaaaaaaatgactaaattggaatttagaataaataaagatgataatagcctaatatcatcttatttcatcatcttccccaaattttctatggaaaccctaggaaagagaaagaaaatcaagaaagcttaattaggtaagtaatcatgtctcgtttttagtaatttttatatttctaatGTCGGAATAACCTAagctatctattttggggatcaatttgaaaagatatTAAAGCattgaaatttttccatggatgaatatgatgaaaatttgaaatttatggtagaaaatggaaggttgttgatagataaacaacttttgtaaagtgaattttcatgaaattttgatttagggactaaaatgtaaagatgtaaaattcaaggaaaattttttatttttataaaatatatgtgctataaatgttatatgtaaaaatcggttaggcttggaataaggattaaattgcatgaatttcattttctgagcctaaagACAAAATCGTCATTTAGgaaaaatataggggcaaaatggtaattttgcctaggatgtgaattgaattaaattgagtatgaaatggattaaattgatgttaaattcatctATATAGATCCGGAAAGACCTAATCCTaagttggatcgaggaaaacaaaaaataTCGAATTAGTAGATCCTTGTATACGAAcgtttatcgaggtaagttcgtgtaactaaattgtgaacatttatatatttgaattaaatgttgtatatgTAAATTCTGTAACTGTCATGTATATGAAATTGATTAAAAATCCGATAATATTCGATAAGTGTTAAATTTCGTTTGAACAAATCAAAATCAATGGTTATAAGTTTCCCgtattggttgtggtcttgcatatgttgcagacacaccatagtTTAAAAGAGCATCTCGTATTAGCCTTCTCGAGCTTCCTGTATAAGGTTCTTGCGAGCTTCCTGTTATAGTTCTTCGGAGCGACCCAATATGttgtgatcctacatgtgttgtggacacaccttagctcttatgagcttcccgataTAGGTTCTTTGTAAGCTTCCTATTAAATTGGCTCTTTGTGAGTTTCTCGATAGTACTCTCTTGAACTTCCCGATGTATGGCTATCTGGAGCTCCCATTATATGGCTCTTTGTAAGCTACCCgatatggttctttgtgaactttcTGATTAGGgctcttgtaacgccccaaaattcttaGATTTGATTCTGTTAAAATGTGACACACAATTGAGTATCTACTTCAATGGTTAAGCGTTTTGGGTGTGTGTGGAAGGTCCCAAGTTTAAGCCAtgacttgggaaaattttggtatttttatgaacAAAGCCTTAACTGGGTTCAATAGGCTTATATTTTATTGTTTGTTAAAGTTTATaagaatgggcttgctggtctaaTGGTTAAGTAAAGTGTTAGAGTTTTGGAGGTCCTGTATTCAATTCCCTGCTTCGGTTTTATTTTTGTACGGTTACGAGGAAGAGTATGAGTGGGATTAGAAATCAGAGTAGTGGGTAGTTAGTGGAGGGAATTAAGGAGAAAAATATTGGGCGTTATCAGTTTCAGTCAATACTGATTTCTCTTCTCAAAATTCGGCCTTTCACCCTTGTTTCTCTAGTTTTGCTGCCGTTTTTCCTTCTTCCCAATCCCTCCTCTTGCTGTCGATTTTTATCTCTAATCTTGCGTacaattattttctttttgtggTTAAGTTTCTGCAATTTATTGTTTCGATCTTCTCATCATGTTGGTAAGTACGATTAAGGTATTATTATTGTTGTGGATTGGTGTATCATTGCTAACTGGGTCGATTAGTGTATAGTGGATATTCAAAGGACGGGAAATCTATAATTAATGTTTGAGGGTGTGCCAAATTTGATTGATCGACTGAAGGTAATGTTTCTGTGAGTATTAGCATTTGGTCATCTTGAACGTTTTCGTTTAAGTATCATTTGTagtgactaaattgtgaaaaactaATCAATGATAGGTACTGGAGTGCTCGGGGGTGTCTTCGCTACAAAtcaataccaggtgtgtacctgaaaACACAGAAAACGAGAAACGATAAAAGCCGAAAAATATTTCTGTCGACGCCACGTgggcgtgtggtcacccgtgtgattggccgtgtggaagtacatgggcatgtgatcgaTGAGCCAGGCCGTGCGTACAAGACACGGGCAcatgacacagccgtgtgatgacCGGAGAGGCTGTATGCGACACACGGGCTCGACCTTTTGGGTcatatgggccacacgggcatgtgggcccacacaggtgaACCATACAGGCGTGTAGAATTTTGGGTCAGGCTGTGTGATCCATACggctaaggccaatttgggtcatgtgggcccacataggcgtgtgagcttATTTTTCTGAAATGACCTATAAGGTTACACGGGTCGCGCAAGTCGACTGTGGACTTACCGTAGGATCGGTAAATGCTACATAGACCCCTCATTGAGTGTTCTGACTATCAAATTTCTATATCGAGCATAAACTGAATGTATGATTTGATATATTGCATAATAGCATGTCatttttgtatgttgcattgcatctgGGTTGGGATaatgatatttggaggaagtattctgaaaggcttttaagcttgatatctggcagctcagctgggATTATTCTGTTATGTGCCACATTTTGGTACAGTACAGTGTGCaaggataggtgggttgattatattcccacatggtgtgtagggctggacggagatggtgtgtagaggctggtgggtatgATTCTGATATTCTGATCTACATTTTTGTATCTGATTGGGTTGAGGCCCTAATATATTTCTGACTCTGTATCTGAGCTGGGCTAAGGCCCTAAACTGTATCTGATTCTGTAATGGGTTCAGGCCCAAACTGTACATACATGATTGGTTTCTGATATTATGCTATGTGCATGTTTTTTGTGGGGATTTCACACTGATTTATGAAACTCGCCCTTTTTCTATTTAATATATTCAGGTAATTCCCAGCATTAGCGGATCAGTGtagcggaggactcgacggtggccacacGTAATCGCTTTAAACTATTTCCATTGATTTTTTTCTAGTTTAGATTACTTATTTATTGGAGTTTGTTGCAATTTCTGGATTTCAGactttttggcttttaatttcGGCTTTTGAACTGTTGATGATTTTATTACTGATAAGCACGACTAAAATTTGGTTTTCTCTAAAGCAAATAGTTTTCCTAAAATAGAAGATTTTCTAAAGCTTTCGCATAAAATAGATATGTTTTGAAGTAAGTCAGTGAGACACATTTTTCGAACTAAGTAAAAGGTAATAATTGAAACGATTTTAATGTATCGATGTATTTCAAAAACACTCTCaagtgacatcgccagattcgacaataacatccaggccgggtttggggtgttacatttagtggtatcagagtcggGTTACAAAACtaggctgtggatttgggttttaagtttggttttaaaaaaattattttaaatggttTGAAATATTTCTGACTGAgtatgtggcacaccgagtctctggcGCTGATCCTATAAGTTTTTGAAACTCTGTTTAGAATTGTCTGAAAGTATGATTAGAACATACTGCAACAACTTTAGGTAGTATATCACACTGAAAACACCCTAGGTAGTGTAAACTGAAAACTATAATGAGACTACTACTTGCGATAACTGACTTTGAACATTCTGATATTGTActacataaaatatctgttaataaaataTCAGAACTATTAACtaatgcataaaattgttaatacagataaattttgaaatttacgatGAGTGCACGTGGTACTCATGGATAGGGTACTAGAGGCCGTGGAGGGGCTTAAACGGGGTCCTCGTCATCTAGGAATTTGCTTAATTTGGACACTAGCGAGACGTCGGTGTCGCCTGTTACAGAGATTAGGTCGGGGTCTCATGATCGTGcggctggggatgacgcactgtccTAAGCCATGCTACAGATTTTGGAGAGGGACGCTGGGCCGAACACTAGATGTGGGGGTCTAGGGTTGGTTACGGAACAACTCTGGTCTAATGGGCTGAGTTATTCAGGGGTGTCACTAAAGTCACCCCTAACGTGGCCGAGTATTGGATAAAGGCCATAGAGAGAATTATGGACGACCTGGATTTTACTGCTGAGAAGAAGCTTAAAGGAGCTGTATCGCTACTTCGTGATGAGGCGTACCAGTGATGGTTGACAGTTAATGAGAGCACTCAGCCCGACCGATTGACTTGGGAATACTTCAATATGGCTTTCCAGAGTAAGTATGTAGGGGCTAGTTACATTGACGTGAAGAGACGGGAGTTCCTTAATCTCACCCAGGGAGACCGTTCGGTGGCCGAGTATGAGACCGAGTTCTTGAGGTTGAGCTGTTGTGAGCGAGGCATGATGGCGACCGAGTATGAGCGCTGTGTCctatttgaggatggtctcagggATGGTTTTCGAGTCTTGATAGCTctgcagagggagcgtgatttctCTACTCTGGTTGAAAAGGCGAAAATCACCGAGGAAGTAAAGCGCACTAAGTACCAAAACCGATAAAAAGGAAAGAATAAGAGGGAATCAGAGCCCTCAAGTTCCgggatgaggcctaagaaaaaggccagatttgatgggccagttagagttggGCCTCCTGTTGCGCCTACTGGGGTGGCGCTTTGTGGacattgtggtagacgccatccggGTGAGTGTTGGAGGACTACTGAGGCATGTTTGAAATGTAGGTCTACTGAGCACTGTGTTTGGGATTGTCCATTGAGGACTGATCAGATGTAAGCTCTGATTACTAGGAATGCGCAACCACCGAGAGTAGTTCAACAGCCACCTAGGGGCCAAGGTCAGGTTAGGGGTGGTAACGGCATGGGCCAAGGACAGAGAACACCAGGTAGAGGTGCGGGACcgactgagg
The Gossypium arboreum isolate Shixiya-1 chromosome 10, ASM2569848v2, whole genome shotgun sequence genome window above contains:
- the LOC108461934 gene encoding protein disulfide isomerase pTAC5, chloroplastic — translated: MTSLVPLSFNPPFLHSQSHSFSSKPSSLSPSPSNLFVCFFSSSPPPPPPPSSSSSSHNSSNFDREETRWLREEQRWLREEQRWLREEQRWLKEKESLLWEISQLKLQIQALENRNSFHGASVTETISRIGALLQVLKDKNRIAESGESARDMVFEEVKEKEVVVEEGVRVLEKKAKEVEKKIERKTLRVGSEGEQVREMQEALGKLGFYSGEEDIEFSSFSSGTERAVKTWQATIGAREDGIMTAELLQRLFEEQEVKSSSSSNIATIREKEGTNGTAITSLTEISEIQQKVVKEEGFTEAEVSQHRVFLLGENRWEEPSRLTGKDKQATGSKNIDAKTSCHACRGEGRLMCAECDGTGEPNVEPQFLEWVDEGANCPYCDGLGYTTCEVCQGGAVV